The DNA window cggtcaacctgactggaacgaattgcacggcggtttacaggctcctaaaccataacaatcacaacactataagtgatacgctaaatcacttcccggggacttaaactagaaactaaaagtttccctatcgataaaaagcatggcaatacccaaaataacataaaaacgagaaaatctagggtttctgaaaatcacccaaccggcagaccagttgcccaaccggaattccggttctgggaattttcagaaccccatccggaattccggatgcacaaccggaattccggttcctcgcagatttcaaccaaaaattcataacttgctcaaatccaaaccaattcaaacaaaaccttccagacctgctatttagaccctaaggaacaattctaaagaaaaaaaaccgagcttcatgcaaacaaaccaaaatcaccattaaagcttcaagctttgagttccaaactcaaacttgattaaacaACACCAACATGCATTCGATTCAGcccaaacctacttaaacatgcataatttAACCTCTGAAACCAcaacaaaaatcaacaaaacaacagcaacagatttcaacacttctctttgaaaaccatagtttttgagccaaaatttcatatctcaaTAAAATCAAGTAATCACCAATCCTAacatgcttgaatcaacattttaaattattaataaacctCTGAAATCAACATCAAAACACAACAGCAAGAACAACtcaaacaagcatgcaaacatcatcttttcatcaaaattcaagaaactaaaagaagaGAAACTAGACAAGGGTTACCTTTACTAAAATCACTCTAAACTTGAGAAAAACACTTGAATTTAGCAAAGAATCATAGCCCTAGCAGCcccccaagcttggccgaaaaaagagagagaaagagcttGGAATTCTaacttttctaactttgaaattGTTTTAAATAATGAGAAAATGAAATGCTATTTTATctctttacttcagccaaaagaaATGctacatacacatataattacaccatataaagtccactaaaggacaaaataacaatggggcaaaatgaccattttgccccttcccACTAAAATAGAATaactaacactaaaggggtattttgggaaattctaaatttccggccaatcccgacattttcaatgtctaataaaccgtcccaataaACTAAcctactaagttgtgattttactgagccaaacaccgagttccatgttaccgggcaccggaaatgcaaaattatgaaaatcactaaatgacataaaatgcatttcagaattcaataataacagtataaataattatttaaatatctataactaattttccataattaaacataattaactgttaatttccaaattaaactaagcggtctttacacgtacattttgggaacattatagtacaattgagtgggagcactaatcatagatatgaaatctatagcttctatctagacatagaagtgaaacgatgattttcttcgagcttggctgaatagagataaatgattgggcctcattttagtaattatattagtttactgaagtatcatttataggttgctaagtgttttaaggataaaatacattgaagggtagaacgataaatttgtcccaattcaatgtagatcatctatagaggatccttgactattaggattgtaacaatggataatcataacgtatctatatcgtggtacatatagagcgttctattcactgagagtgtattcaattccaaatctatagtggagcaaggcggaattaataagttgagaatttacttggtgaattctagatctacttattgaaagctcggttatataggtccaaggtcccctcactagttgagataatactgattgcagactcatttaattgattttaattaatcaattataattctaaaattacactatgtcttatttatgaattttcactaagcaagggcttaattgtgaagaaaagaggttttagggtcaatttgttaattaaaagactttgtatggtctaattaataaattacataaatggcaattttatttaataattaattataattattaaataaatagttttggcatttataggcttgaattggaaaatatggtattattgaaaagaagaataagtggttgaaaaaagtggcaaaattataACTAGAAAGTGGTCCATTTAATGTGTACGGCCAAGTGTGATTTTTTGcccaattttttattcttttttaatctatataattcaaccctaagccctagttgaaatactataaaaggaacatgatgctctcatctcatcgaCTTGACACTTTGTCAAGTTTtagtcaacttgactattcaaccaaacctagatgagagagttccttccttagtgattcaaacctccttcattgttcttcacctatTTCGGcctatagtgagtgagtgacatgcccacacatagcaagtcaagtactcgatcatagtgagtaagatggtggtaaccaaacccgaatgagagaaagagatccaggttcagatcttgattatgctctacgacagaaaggaatcaagtgctagagatcttgaacgaaaggagtcatattattctgctgcaatcaatgtaaggttttcttaaacccttatgtgtttatttcattgttttagataattcatatttaggatgttaattcaacatacttgttagtaaatctagatcctggtaaaatattcccaacaagtGTTATACCCGGGCTGGTCATAGGTACTCCTATTGACTGCTGGCTAGCCAGTGGCTGCATAATGGGGGTTGCTTTTCAGCCAGAGATCCCTAGCTAGCCCCCAAGCTACTGGTTGCCGGGATCTGGCTATTCTCGTTGTTTAACCTTTGAGCAAAGGTCTGTCCTCACTCTGGCAAGGAAAGATCCGTCCTAGTTCTTGAGCAACTTGGGGACAATCTTCCTTGAAGTGATCCCTAAGGAGATCCTGGCCTCTTGTGTCGATTCTCTGATTGAACCGTCTTATTAGATCGCTGGCCTCCCAGTTGTGACAATCTAATTCTGCTTGGTGAGATCGAAGGATGTACTCCTGGTCATCCATCCACCTAAAGAATTTACGTCTTTGCTGAGCGAATACATCACAATCAGCAGTACGTGATTCTTCAGTTAGGCTTGCACTACCTACTGCTTCCCTAAGTTTGGCCAACTCAAGGTCTTCACATAGGTCCAAGTGAGGCTCGCCCACTCCCAAGCCTGTCTCTCCAGTGTAGAACCAGACTTGAGGTCTAGTTGTTATTCCAGGAGGCTGCTGCCCCCTGGGTCCTTCCTTCAGTGGGCGGCGCCAATGATGGATCTGCTTCTAGAGGTGTGGGCCTGCCACTTGGATCCACCGGGATGCTCGTGTCAGGTTGGCCAGTTGTGGTGGCCAGACTTGTTGCGCCTATTGGGGTGACGAGATTCATCACATCTGTAGTATTCATGGGGATTCCAATTGTGGCTAGAATCTGAGTGCCTGGATCTACGATCTGTGGGTCTTGAGGGAGACCTAAAGATGCAGATGGTGCTATAGTAGTTGTTCTTGTGTTCACCATGGTATTTGATCAAATCACGATATCCACGCTCTCAATAAAAGTACCAAACTATTGACCTTGAAAAATGATCAACCTACAGGGAGGTCATGCAGATCTGATGCTTGCCACGTGTGTGCACAAATAAGAATGAAAATCAATAGATAGTAGGATTTATTATAGAGGTTCGGCCCCCTTGTGATAGCATGTAATGACCTACtctccttttagttgtattatacTGAGGGAATTACTGTCTATATCGTTATAAGTGGGCTATGCTATCGTACCTTTAGGATTACAATCAATTCTGGAAAAACTCAAGTGTTGGACAACCAAGGGTGTTAGACAACCTTTAGTGTCGGACAACCCAAGGCAGGCATGTGAAAGAgaatgaagaagagagagagtttatTTGACATTTGAGATCAAGTTTCTAGCTTAGAGGCAACTTGAGCAACTTAGGTTTTCAGTCAGAGGTTAATGCCTTTATATAGGAAGTCTTAAACCCTATGTTTACAATTCAAATCCCTTAGAAATCATATAGTTAGTTAGATATttacaaaagaccaaaatgcccttgtaACTAAATGTTATTCAGCTATTCTGTTGGGCTTTTGGGGCCCAATTTGCAGCCCATCTTTGTTGTCCACATGCAGGAGTGTCCTGTGGGGCCTGCAGAGCATCCTTTGGCCGTCCAGGCCCTTGTGCTGGCCAGTCTAGCTGGCGATGGTGCTGTCCACCTGGGCTGGCCGGCTAGCTCCTGAGAGTGAGCTAGTCTGTCACTTGATCCCCATTTGTATGCCAGGGCCTTCGTTTGTTCGGGTGCTGACTCGACCTTCCTTTTAGTGAGCTGTACTGCCACGTGACACTTGTTCTGTCCACGTAAGCATGCCACGTCATGAGGACAAAAATTGGGATAccagttatatatatttttattgaggtgtatttttttttgttgtattttatatatgttttattgtataatatatcattttattttacatcatgtttagtttttactttatgatatataaatgtggtatataattttgtatgaattgtaaaattattttaatggttgtatataattttgttagtatggtatacatattttttaataatattatattatttttaaattttgtagatacatattttatattgtaggtatatatattttgttgtatggtctatatttttttgttgtatatagtatatcatttatttaagatgatatttagtttttattttactatatataatgattatatataaaaattttggCGTGGTATACATATTTTGATAGTTGTATCTATGAGCCAGTTTGACACAACTGTATTGTGAGGAAAAACAACTGTAGttgtgctgtgagaaaaagtagctgtagaaaaaaaataagcagattatttggtaaattataaattttaaagtgtTCTAAGATGTTAAGATTTTATTATAATGATCATGACTATAATGTTATAATATAGTtcattataatcacaaatatatatataaaatttttattttttatatattttaattatttctcccgatgtatttttaattattttaattaaaattttttataatatttttaaattatatttttatcacgtataaaaaaaaatactcaaatatataaaaaaaaaattctaacttcATGTGGTAtgctaatatttaaaatataaaattaaatattatttatttcattataatttatttattttaaatatataaaaatatgtaaatatagttttagtacaaataaatttattagtcttttaattaaaataatttttttaaaagttaggtTGTACCAACTTTAACTTTTGAGTGTAGTTTTTTTATAAATTCTTTAATAAGTTGTTTTTAAATTgtttaccaatttttttttttattacaactttttcaaaaagtaatttttaacttttctaAAAATCGTATCAAACATGcgtaattttattagcatcatATATGGATTAAATTAATATGcataattttgaatattaacatactaactttaattttattatgattttttttgtagtatataattttattattatgatatattaatttttcagtACTACAGTATATTAAATAttgttgtatatatttaatgataatatttttattcGTTATACTTACAATATATTAATATGCAtagtaaatttatataaattaattttattattatataattttttttttttaaaaaaaaactaatgtgTAGTAAAAGTATTTTCATAAAtttgtattaattaatttatttcaatttGGCCATTTTgctaaacttaaaaaaaaaaaaaaaaaaaaaaaaattacttaactAATAGAGCCATTTTCCACCAATAAAGGGCACATAACCGGTATTAGAAGAAAAAGCGAGGAGCCAATTGATATTTCGGCTAACTTTGTAATGCGATGAAGATAAGCTGAACGGCATAAGTTTGGAGTTGGGGTTAACAGACAAGACAGACTTAAATGGTGGAAgcctaatttagttttactcgAAGCCATGATTATGATGCTTCCCTCAGCCCTGTCTTCTACACCTAAAGTTACGGTTCCTGGTAAGTCTCCTTAATACTTGACTACACACACCGGAGCATTGTTTATAGGTAATTGAACTTTTGTTGTTAAATTACTTTAAATTTTGCATTACCTTATTTCTCTTCTTTGGTATATCTCCGCATTCATATCTTTAATCTCTTTACAccaaatcaatgatttttctttCCCATTATATGTAAGAATAAAgatataatgataataataataataataataagcttTTCAGTGTATGAGAATACACCTTTCAAATGAATAAACTGGAGGTAGCTTATGGAAAAAGTTCATATCTTTGTTCTTAATGTCATTTTATCTGGTTTACTCAAGGCTTATTCGGCGTGTAACTAACTTCTCgagattcaaaaaaaaagagagtATATTTCTCATATTTCCATTAATGCAAGGTCACCCcatgatttaattaagaaaataagaatGGTTACAAGAAAAGCCGGAAAATGTTTTCATCTGCATTAAACACAcgatttcataaaaaaaatctagGCAACTTTTAAAAACTCTATAAGATTGCTGCCTCAAATTTAATTGGCATCTATTGGACTACATTTCTTGAGATTTGTGGGTTTTTTTTTGTTCCCAGTTTGAATGAACATGAACTAATAATTCACTATTCAAGTGTTATAACTCatgatttaaattctttatgtggTACATTTTTGCCATTACTTTTGTTTCTTCACAATCATGTTTACTATGGTTATGTTTTAGTtttcttcatcatcatttttGCTACATTCAGTGTATGGTACAACTCTATCAACATCTCCCATTCTAAGAGATTGCATAGCTCAAACTAGCCATATAACCAGTAGCCATAGCTGCTCAATTCACAACTTGAAAGATGACAGGTACAATTTATGAATTGTTTCGAAAGTTTAGTTTAGTTTTTTACTAGAAGTTTAGTACTACCATGCTTGGAATCCTGAGTTGCTTAATGAGGACTTTGCTTTGGTTATTAGAGCACAGAATGGACATCAATTACATTGTGATAAGAAATTAAGGAGGAGGCTTATCCTTCTTACTCCTTTTACATTAGGCCTGTTTCCAACTTCACCTGCATCTGGGAAGACAAAGAGTAAAAGTCCATACGATGAAAGACGCTTATTAGAACAAAACAAGCGGCGACAGAAAGAAAATAATGCCCCGGAAGACTTCCCTAATTTCATTAGAGAaggtttgttatttttttgcttTGTTGATCTCTTAAACATGTACTAATGTTCTTATTGTGATTTCAATTGGTTTCTCTGAATTGAAACCTGATGCTTGAAACGTTTATACCAGGTTTTGAGGTTAAGGTGGTAACATCAGACGATTACATCAAGTGTGACTCAGGACTAATATACCGGGATTTTGAAGTTGGTAAAGGTGATTGCCCAAAGGCTGGTCAACaggtttttatttcattttgttGTTTATTTTCTTAAGTCCATCATACACATTTGAtctgatagtaaaaataaaaattagataaTGCTCATGGGATAAAGAAACCTTTTGGACCAAGCTCTCAAAGtaggaattttttttagtaaagttGGAATCTTATCTTTCAGAGTTTCTTTTGGATCATCAACTAC is part of the Cannabis sativa cultivar Pink pepper isolate KNU-18-1 chromosome 5, ASM2916894v1, whole genome shotgun sequence genome and encodes:
- the LOC133037859 gene encoding peptidyl-prolyl cis-trans isomerase FKBP20-2, chloroplastic isoform X1 yields the protein MIMMLPSALSSTPKVTVPVYGTTLSTSPILRDCIAQTSHITSSHSCSIHNLKDDRAQNGHQLHCDKKLRRRLILLTPFTLGLFPTSPASGKTKSKSPYDERRLLEQNKRRQKENNAPEDFPNFIREGFEVKVVTSDDYIKCDSGLIYRDFEVGKGDCPKAGQQVIFHYVGYNESGRRIDSTYLQGAPARIRMGTKALVPGFEEGIKDMKAGGKRRIIIPPELGPPVGPSTFFSSKQFEVFDVELVSIQDCQRRTIGFYSDFVCT
- the LOC133037859 gene encoding peptidyl-prolyl cis-trans isomerase FKBP20-2, chloroplastic isoform X2 — protein: MIMMLPSALSSTPKVTVPVYGTTLSTSPILRDCIAQTSHITSSHSCSIHNLKDDRAQNGHQLHCDKKLRRRLILLTPFTLGLFPTSPASGKTKSKSPYDERRLLEQNKRRQKENNAPEDFPNFIREGFEVKVVTSDDYIKCDSGLIYRDFEVGKGDCPKAGQQVIFHYVGYNESGRRIDSTYLQGAPARIRMGTKALVPGFEEGIKDMKAGGKRRIIIPPELGPPDLPLSSAQNNLKSLMWN